The genome window AAGATGAAGCTTCCGTCCCTGGAACTGGCTGAGTTTCAGGTGTTCCGTTCTTCCCACCCTTTCGAGCGCTACGATGCAGAGTACAAGAAACTTTTCATGTTCGAGAGGGTTCATCATGGAGAGGACCTCCACATGCCTATCACCATCATCTGGGGTGTCACACCTGTGGATAACGGAGACCCCCTGAATCCCAAAAACAAGGGAAAGTTGATGCTGGACAGCAGCTTTAACATCGCCAGTCCAGCCTCTCAGCTGTGGATCCTCAATTTCTGCCAGAAGCTTCGAAACCAGAGTTTTGTCTTTCAGTCAGACGAGCAGGACTTCACCAGCTGCTTCATTGAGACCTTCAAGCAGGTCAGTATTCCTTGGACCCTCCAAACCAATTTTTCTAGGTATAGTgttgtgaaagtgtttgcccccctTCCTGATTTGTCACATTTAAAGGTTTTCCCATCATCGaactaatttaaatattagtcaaagacaacacaagtaaacacaaaatgcagtttttaaaagtaaggtttttattattaaggaagagaaataaaaatccaaacctacatggccctgtgtgaaaaggtgatTAATTCAggttttaattatgtttattgtatgattcattattcatttttagGATCCATTCTTTTGCTGTGgatcaacatttaaataacttttaacaGATTTGACGGTTTAGTCACagactttcccaaaaatgaaattgaattaaaatgtacaaaacagtgaaattGATCTTGCCTGGGCCAGATCTCAGCACCGGCTTAAAGCTCTGATCCGAGAATCGCTCCTGCTTAACTGTGTAACAGTTAATTAACGGTTAATTTAGGCTGAACTGGATCACTTGGTGGCAATCTGGATCTCGTCAATTGTAAAACCAATGTAATGTCCTAGGACGTTGCCTGTCAACTGTTCGGTCAGGATCCAAAAATGGGTCCCGGGCCCATGATGGGTGGGTCGTGGACAGGTACAGGAGTAAAAcattacagggggtcctcgacGGTACTGGCATGCAATGTTTCAAGTATACGAATGGCgcaaaatgaactagtttgcacagtGGTGTATATGTGGCACTAGAAGGCATCCGCAATTCACGTCAtacttattatttttcattggattCTTTTATCAAgtctttttcatacaaatagctaatgtaattaatgactttGGGACTGTCTTAGTGTAGAGGTGTGAGACTACGGCACACGACCGACTtatatacaaatactgtatgtgaggaAAACAAAACTGTAGACTCCCAGTAAAGTGAAATATTCAAAGTGTATATCCCAAGTTGGAATggacttttatttggaaaataactttattattcttaaaaagaagaaatcacTGCCAAGATTTAGTAGCTGTATTTTGTGCAATTGTGATAgctaattcattcatttatttttgtgcatgttgtcatgttcatcctcagtttgtttatttataatgTGCTCTGAAAGGGACTTTGAACACGTAAGCACGTTATGTTTAAATATTGTATATGATACATGTTTTCAAAGGCAACTTTTGAACAATtacatgttctttattgttctccgGCGTGACTTGGCGAAAATAGGAACCACGTGAGTCCCAGTTTGACAATAGTTGAGAAGCATTCTTCTGGAAAATAAGCAGAACACATTGCAGCCTGTTTCAATAAGatttcacagacacacaccctgGGCACAGATGTTAATTTCCTGCTAAATGCAAAATCTGGATCATATCCTAATGACAATAACATTACAGCCCGTCACTCTGCTTTCGAGGCCTAGTCGTAGCATTTGAGCAAATAACCTTCTCTATGGTTACATTGCTTCCATAATATGAGAGCAGATATGGCTCGAGAGATACAGAGATTAGTTTTCATCAGACTGCAAGTGTACTTAATGTTGCAGTGAATGAGGGTGTGTATTTTATGAGTTAATAACccattatatttagtttttggCAGATGGTTAAGTAAATTgcatcaaaaaatattttttagggTTGGAAACACTTAAGTCCTACTTTATTTTAACAGTGGATGGAGAACCAAGACTGCGAGGAGGCATCTGTCTACCCCTGCTGCAGTCAATCCAACTTCCCCTACAAGCAGGAAGTCTTTGAGCTGTGTATCAAGAGGGCCATCATGGAGCTCGATCGCAGTACCAACTACCACCTGGACAGCAAGACCCCTGGACCTCGATTTGACATCAACGACACCATCAAGGCCATCGTTTTGGAGTTTAAAAGCACCTTCCTCTTCACACTGGCCTATGAGAAGATGCACCAGTTCTATCGTGAGGTCAGAGTCCAGTGAATGTGTTGTTCATTTTACAATCTTTAGTATTAATAGTATTTCCTCAAATGATGGCCTCTGCTCTATTAGGCGTTTTGTCCCATTTAATTGTTGGCTGTATTGTCCACTTGAAGAAATAAGCGCGTAGAGTACAGCGATGGCAAAGCCAGTGACAGTGACCTTACAGTATGATATTGTTATTGTCGccagggcttgacattaacttTTTTGCTCATAAGCCACTGTGGCTACTGGTTTCCCTGAGTTAGTAACCATTCAGCTTTTTCACCTGCCACACTATTTCCAGATACTTTTGGCGGTCAAAATATGCACATGGGTCAATGGGGGGTGGGGTTGCTGACACATTTTTCCCAATcgaaatacatttgtcaataGGGGGCcttgtgtttgggggggggggggcggtgctGACAGACATTTTTGCCGATCGGAATACAACCTGCCGAGATGTCTCGTAGGAGTGGTAGTGTTACCCACCACTGCGGAAATTCACCAACGGGTTAGTTGGTGTTGTCAAGCCCTGATTGTAGTACATACTATgttgtaatatatattattttaattaagtaTCAATATTTGTGATGATTTttcttaaatatataaaataataatgtacaatagttattgtaaaaaaaataaaatgtttttgtaaatgcaTTTTGCAAGTACGggcttctctttaaaaaaaataaaataaaattacaacaaaatagGCACCTGGTAATCTTCAGATgagtaaaaaagtaaatgccTGAGGCCATTATTGGAAGAAATATGGTATTTTAAATTACCACTTAAAGTAATAGTGCTTGGAGTAGTGGTTTGTGGAATCTTTCCATTGCCCTGAACGTAATGTTGCCTGTTATCCAGGTGGACGCCTGGATAACCGAGGAGCTGCGCCACGCCCCAGCAGGCCTCAGTCATGGCTGGTTTGTCAGCAACCTGGAATTCTTCGATCTTCAGGACAGTCTCTCTGATGGCACTCTGGTTGCCATGGCACTGTCTGTGGCTGTAGCCTTCAGTGTAATGCTGCTAACCACATGGAACATCATCATCAGCTTATACGCCATCCTGTCCATTGCTGGGACGATTTTCGTCACCGTGGGCTCCCTGGTGCTTCTTGGTTGGGAGCTGAATGTTTTGGAGTCGGTCACGATTTCTGTGGCGGTGGGACTGTCCGTGGACTTCGCCGTCCACTACGGTGTGGCCTACAGGCTCGCTCCAGAGCCTGACCGCGAGGGAAAGGTGATCTTCTCCCTCAGCCGCATGGGTTCCGCTATTGCTATGGCTGCCTTGACCACCTTTGTCGCAGGGGCCATGATGATGCCCTCGACTGTTTTAGCCTACACCCAACTGGGCACTTTCATGATGCTTATTATGTGCATCAGCTGGGCCTTCGCCACCTTCTTCTTTCAGTGTATGTGCCGTTGTTTGGGACCTCAGGGCACCTGTGGCCAGATCCCACTGCCCAAGAAGATGCAGTGTCAGGCTTTCTCTGAGGGCCCATCTCAGGGGTCTTCATCTGAAGGGAAGAGCTCCAGCCCGGGGAAATACCGGCTTGACAGCAGCGAGGGACAGGCCGAACATTATGAATTAGAGCCGCTCGCGTCAAGTCATAAAGTTGAAGACAAACCTCAAGAGACTCACGAGCTTTGTACTCATCTTCATAATGGAGTACACCCTCACTACCACACTTCGCAATATTCACACACCCAGTATAATAGTAAAATGGAGGCTGGTGGAGCCAGTCCTGAAAACGGACTTGTTGCCTCACACAACACGCCATGCCAGTGCCAGTGCTCCCAAAACACAGACTGCTCATGTGGGGAACCGCCTCCGCAGTGGACACTCCATTCCTGTCCTTCGCCCCTCCAAGACTCGCATGGCCTCCCCCAGCTCATCCCCATTGCAGGAAACTGCGCAAACAAAGTGTTGCCAACAAACCTGGACTCAGTCTGCACACCCATGGATTGTTGCAAGCACTACGTCCCCTGTGCGCCTTCCCACTTGCACCGCTGCAGCCCAGCAAGGATCGTATACTCCAGACAAGCGCCTGCACCCTGCTGCCAGCTCAAGAAGTTTTGCATTCACGGTGCGAGCCCAGAGGCTACTTCAGAAAATAGATCCACAGGCTTGGCCTTAAACCAGCGCACAGCCCAAAAACCTGACTCTTTTAATGGCTTAAAGCCGAACACACAAGAGCCCAGTCATCAGCCAAAAGTGCCAAGTCCAATTATCAGCACACCAGCCCTGACACAGACTCAGTGCCCCTCGTCCACACGGGACTCACCTGATACAGACGTACATCAAGGGTTTAAGGCGAGAGACGGGGGTTGTAACCATATGTGCAGCACCACCACAGAAACCACAACACAGGAGGATGTTTGGTGTAAAATCCCTGACCAGCAGGAGAGTGTCGTCAACCTCCGGAAGGAAAGGGTGAAAAAGTGCAAGCAGAACTCAAACCGGGAGCAGGCATCTTCTGCCTCTCCAAAGAAACTCTACTGTTTTAACAGGTCATTGAAGGTCAAGTACAACTCGGCTTCAGAGTTCAGCGTGCCGAAAAATGAAACAAGCGTGCCTCCCATTATAATAAACAGCAGTCGCTCCTCTGAAAGCTTATGTTAGGACaaaaacacactgtaaaaaaattattattagggTTATTGTGATGCTAAGTGCCTCAGTGTGATTTTATACAGAAGCACTGACCCACTAAATAGTGTCTATTTACTTCTATGGCCAAACTGTTCTTTCTAAAACAATCTTAACGCATAATgcctttttttaaccatgtgtcaATATACTGCAGACATTTgcacagacagaaaaaaatcgCACATAGTTGCGGTTAAATGCTTAAAATGCGATCACTATTTAAAAATCATTGCTTGTCAAAAGTTTTGTGTGTAATGAACATCTCCAATGGATTATGTTCTGTATGAATAAAATGTCTCACTTAATCGCTGTTGTCCTGTTCATCAACAGACCACAGAATGTGTCGAGGCTCCATTGTGTAATTTTATAAATAATCTtaacagtaatccctcgctatgTTGCGGTTCACTTATTGAGGATTGAGTGCAtcgtggattttttttaattttttttatgtcggtTAATGTAGTGCAATTACTCATCTCTAAAGCAGTTAGCTTTATTGGTTCCATAATTTAATGTGGccagcaatgactcacataagTATAATTGGGCTTttattcattgtaaaaaaaaaaaaaaaagaaagaaaaaaagaaagaaaccttACTGTGTCATCTCATACATTTAAGTCagcattgaattaaatatatgaaacatatacatttatatatgaTTAATTGTCACTACTTTGCAGGTGTTATTACAGGGATTTTCTGAAACTTAGCCACCACAGTAAACGAGGATTTCCTGTACTCGTATAATTGGCTCATAAAAAGCTTTTAGATTGATTTACGCAAGATCAGATTTGATCACAGTAGCTCAGTCGatatcaaaacattttatgaatGGTCATAAGGTCATTTTAATGAGCAAATGTTGTGCCGCCGACTGAAAACCTGTCAAGGTACACTACTTTTATTACAAGGTGCTGCTAACACTTGGAACACAAAGTGGAAGGTGGCACCAGCTAAAGATATACTTTTCAAATATGTATCTTTTGACTTTACACTGTGACGAATGTGTAGACAGGTTGACGTTCAATGCAAAGTACGTCTAAGAACACTAACAGGCGTCCGCGGTGACATATGCCACCGATCATACAAAAACGTCAGAAATGCTAACAACTGTGTTATGCCATCTTccaaaactgtttttcaaaGTTGAGCGATCCAATCAACCCAAGGAATGGCTCACAAAACTCGTGAATATATGCGTGAATCACTTACCTGGGGTGGCTGCTCGCGATAAGGAGGCATTGCGGTGATAGAtttcaacaaaacaagcctacacaAATCTATCTAatctcactattttcactcgttattgtcgaaaaacaaaaacatccagatTCCAGATTGAATATAGGCAACAATTACGCCCCAGGCTTGCATGTGAACCAACTGAGGTCGCTAACTAGTAACTCGGCTGGGGTAAGCTCCGGCTCCACACGACcctcaacaggataagcagtatagaaagcGGATGGATAGAATCTGTTGATGCTTCTTTGGTGAACATGTGTGTCCAGTTATGAATTAAACAACATGAGGGGCATTCAACTTTACCGGAACCACTTTTTGACTTACGATGTGAGGAATGTGTTGGAAGCTGTATTATTGGTCGGCACGTTTGTGCAGCGGATCTCTGTCTGGGAGTCTTGTTTGCGATCATTTGAGTCCCGCTTTATATTGCACTTTATATTCAAGGAGATGCATCAGAGCTCCCAGTGTTTGCTGCCTTTCTTGTGATGTGGTACTTCAAGAGGCAATGCTTTTTTCAAAGCGCGCTATGATGTGTCAAATGTAGCGTTCTATTTCAACTTCCTAACGCTTGTTGCTCATAGAG of Phyllopteryx taeniolatus isolate TA_2022b chromosome 18, UOR_Ptae_1.2, whole genome shotgun sequence contains these proteins:
- the disp1 gene encoding protein dispatched homolog 1 isoform X2, which produces MVWTAKLSPPPPFPHYSCHPSITAVIPQYYSELIADWPVVVLGVCTVLIVVCALVGVLVPDLPDFSDPLLGFEPRGTAIGQRLVTWNNMVKNTGYKATLANYPFKYADEQAKNHQEPKWPEDHFDREKRHAEWDFSKEFFCDVPGSSYSRLVFSSAEGKNLWSIQAIKSMCNLDNTRVRSHRDYWSLCQRTNDASCCPSWTLGNYIAALTNRSSCQMITERDVSHTLKILRSCAKYYHNGTLGPDCWDMALKRKDQLKCGNVPRKCTKYNAVYQMMHFLVDKDFLSPKSLEYPPPVLMYSMLFSPTEKGESMMNIYLDNFENWNSSDGVTTVTGIEFGIKHDLFQDYLLTDTVYPAIAIVIVLLVMCVYTRSVFITLMTIIAIISSLIVSYFLYRMVFNFEFFPFMNLTALIILVGIGADDAFVLCDVWNYTKFDKPHAELAETVSVTLQHAALSMFVTSFTTAAAFYANYVSNITAIRCFGVYAGTAILVNYILMVTWLPAVVVLHERYLPNALPCSKPQHPQTGYCIQVIVSGFCQKATKCFFSVSEASRIFFEKVLPCIVIKLRYLWLLWFLALTVGGAYVVCVNPKMKLPSLELAEFQVFRSSHPFERYDAEYKKLFMFERVHHGEDLHMPITIIWGVTPVDNGDPLNPKNKGKLMLDSSFNIASPASQLWILNFCQKLRNQSFVFQSDEQDFTSCFIETFKQWMENQDCEEASVYPCCSQSNFPYKQEVFELCIKRAIMELDRSTNYHLDSKTPGPRFDINDTIKAIVLEFKSTFLFTLAYEKMHQFYREVDAWITEELRHAPAGLSHGWFVSNLEFFDLQDSLSDGTLVAMALSVAVAFSVMLLTTWNIIISLYAILSIAGTIFVTVGSLVLLGWELNVLESVTISVAVGLSVDFAVHYGVAYRLAPEPDREGKVIFSLSRMGSAIAMAALTTFVAGAMMMPSTVLAYTQLGTFMMLIMCISWAFATFFFQCMCRCLGPQGTCGQIPLPKKMQCQAFSEGPSQGSSSEGKSSSPGKYRLDSSEGQAEHYELEPLASSHKVEDKPQETHELCTHLHNGVHPHYHTSQYSHTQYNSKMEAGGASPENGLVASHNTPCQCQCSQNTDCSCGEPPPQWTLHSCPSPLQDSHGLPQLIPIAGNCANKVLPTNLDSVCTPMDCCKHYVPCAPSHLHRCSPARIVYSRQAPAPCCQLKKFCIHGASPEATSENRSTGLALNQRTAQKPDSFNGLKPNTQEPSHQPKVPSPIISTPALTQTQCPSSTRDSPDTDVHQGFKARDGGCNHMCSTTTETTTQEDVWCKIPDQQESVVNLRKERVKKCKQNSNREQASSASPKKLYCFNRSLKVKYNSASEFSVPKNETSVPPIIINSSRSSESLC